CGCTACGACGGGCCGTACGTCATCCTTTTCTCCCTGATTCTGTCGGCCGCCATGGCGCGGTTCGTGATGCTGGACCGACGTTTCGTCCGCGTCGGGATCGGGACCTTCCTCGTCATGACCGCCGCGGTGGCGGTCATCGGCATCACCCAGTCCCAGGGGTACGACTTCTGGGCGTGGCTGGGCGTGAACGGTCTCGGGACGACCCCCCGCACGACGCTGGGGAACCCCGCCTTCGCGTCGCTGATCCCCGCCATGGGCGCCATCATCGTCGCCAACATCGCCGGCGGGGAGGACGTCCGCACGAACCCGCGCAAGGCCGCCCTGTGGATCGCCTTCGGGGCCTTCCTCGCGTTTGCCGCCGGGAGCGCCTCGAGTCGGTCCGCGGTCGTGGGGTACTGGGTCGTGCTGGCGATCTGGACCACCGTCAACCTCCTGCGCGGCGTGCGGGTGGGCGACTGGAAGCGGGCGGTCTACCCGCTGTTGATCGCCGGCGTGTTCGTCGGCTCGCAGGCGATCGGGGGGAGTTCGAACCAGTACGCCTCGGGCAAGTTCGAGGCGCTCACCGACATGGTGACGGGCGAGCGGGTGGACAACAGTTGGCAGACCCGCGTGCGCTTCTGGACGATTGCGCTCCGCGCGTTGGAGGATCAGCCCCTCCGGCCGTACGGGTCGGGTGCGTACTCCGTCGTGATGTGGGAGTACGCCGACCCCGAGGAGACGCGCGAGCTCTACCGCATGTTCGTGCCCGAGGAGGCCATCCCGACCGTCCAACGGCAACAGAACGTCCTGATCTACCAGGACCCGAACA
This genomic stretch from Trueperaceae bacterium harbors:
- a CDS encoding O-antigen ligase family protein — its product is RYDGPYVILFSLILSAAMARFVMLDRRFVRVGIGTFLVMTAAVAVIGITQSQGYDFWAWLGVNGLGTTPRTTLGNPAFASLIPAMGAIIVANIAGGEDVRTNPRKAALWIAFGAFLAFAAGSASSRSAVVGYWVVLAIWTTVNLLRGVRVGDWKRAVYPLLIAGVFVGSQAIGGSSNQYASGKFEALTDMVTGERVDNSWQTRVRFWTIALRALEDQPLRPYGSGAYSVVMWEYADPEETRELYRMFVPEEAIPTVQRQQNVLIYQDPNSGERVGQRVNSDKVHNYLLDAWLAYGIVPTIALVAVIVAIVARMVQAGGPVPWAVISAGTVYAFFSMAWFPAVATDPLVFSLLGIGWGAAERELRGIPYEPTEGSFAAPGAPLRSGRKLTRAEARRRKRKG